Proteins from a single region of Engystomops pustulosus chromosome 5, aEngPut4.maternal, whole genome shotgun sequence:
- the LOC140133651 gene encoding phthioceranic/hydroxyphthioceranic acid synthase-like: protein MLSADGTSKPFSNTANGYGRGEGCGIVLLKSSKKAKEEYCKVWGLISASAVNQDGHYSSPITRPSQHQQEMLLQHIYSKIDPCSVQYVEAHGTGTPTGDPIEASSVGNVIGKKHCNGMKPLKIGSVKGNIGHTESAAGVAGLIKVLLMMHHEIIPPSLHYSKENGIKIIEESNLEIPTSPVKWQEDSKFGRMAGINCFGFGGTNAHVVVKQSKQEYPKYHSKRSVEMFILSAASSKSLQLCIEDTKTVLSNATSLSLENLVYTAACRRSHLNYKYRTGFLASSLSHLHQQLQTVSKYDPVAKSSPHIVFVFCGNGVLYKGMCKMLLEHEPVFRKKCIEIDKMIRFYTSISVVQLLEKESDDFSSPDVAQLLLFTIQVSLVALLSHWGVKPDSIVGHSVGEVAAAHCSGLLSLEDAVKVIYYRSTLQCKATGGSMLVVGNLPVTEVSKIVHQYEGKVCIAAYNSPTSCTLSGDTNTIEKLHGELSKEYSKKNIFLHTLNVPAAYHSPMMDPILNEVKEKLQDIQRQKQEVVLISTVTGKPASTKDFTTGSYWAENIREPVLFQQAIEITAKDKENTLFIEISPRRALQRNIIEAKGPKTTVLPVIQPQQEYETIFSTLKELFTRGYNPDWCNVFEGYKSSPSTIPRYQFDHIKQDFKYEKIRQGNETTSSRNHPLIHIKSEDLTEFQCKVSNEVTPYVYEHKNWGSALIPGAFYVELGLAAAMNNCKPKVPLCSLEISATFSRPCVLYQDSMDLNIKLHQESNGGAFEVLTSHVFASGQIQKHNSSRKEDKKISAKQILQRSTSIFKSEHIYEQLSKFGFEYGKAYKQLGDVYYGKDLNEGIARINVSEEVRETMYEYHIHPVILDCFLQMAVCVGSGTENSAIFPSSIEGLTVLQPLQEEMIIYMKSTKTTEKYTELCGCFAAKNGSVLVEIKSAKMAFVKHSTNKPEKLFFQVKWTKCSPSIHRREIEPKMLIYSDDLGIGKNLSNYMQNELNFITFNGGNSDIEEQRFLNSGCKDVVFMWGIQRENEDILNNLTQYLAKACEIYRQLILAVRKTNPKPSIRTVTWRTVDNTVDHINPGFAFIGMTRTCVIEIPDITFQLIDISSTSPQDVAALAQVLYNYSPEEHPEIWIKDGSIYTNDITYTDTEMRTQQMCFLQKSDNFTLYTSEPYNVTNISANHTNNKVSETKSKDVKICVDQISCHTDDYFPVSLPSWKYGNTLYWNSSSSDKHELVALDFAGIVTAVGKDVKKIQVGDRVVACYPTTVTSHISLPENVCYLVKKAPVIQNAPCISFFVLAWEILHNQLPRPKNKPKLVILTSDAKSVLCTVLSKMAKRCGWELVISFGRREVDKKCTYMVILPSAGIITREVFEAFPLLKDVILVSDHKNMKNWHNLLLSSNQDLHIHLLDISSVFQKAYLQQHAKELHKWLYSISSENNIIIPKVLIQTVCSEPGIDSRESSYFITQSLPVIELDNSTISRIPISVPSPKLFKENAVYIVTGGLTGLGFETVKFIVNNGGSHIAILSRRKPTPEMEQQIVELQSQKETVIIVAIQSNVSSYPEVKKAMVSIKKVFPTNPVRGVFHSAVVFHDGLLQSLNLLLFEKVLSPKVDGAVNLHRATLNMELDYFVCYSSVASFVGNPGQANYAAANSFLDIFCQYRRNLGLCGQSISWGGLNLGVLLNQPQIHELLKAKGILLLDSEEIHEHLKKSLQINNQQQAIVKFNFRTMYETLMKDIPALKKRFYNVIEEQKNSWEKTSREKQLSANNKETGEDYVLLIVTELTGVSPSDITTTTLLSSLGMDSMLAMTLQSRIFQEKNVNIPLVKLLDPNTTISILASLVKEGTYDEKEDDRKMKEETLL, encoded by the exons ATGCTTTCTGCTGATGGAACCAGCAAGCCTTTCTCCAACACAGCTAACGGATATGGGAGAGGAGAAGGATGTGGCATAGTTCTTCTAAAATCTTCAAAAAAG GCTAAAGAAGAATACTGTAAAGTCTGGGGACTTATAAGTGCAAGTGCAGTAAACCAAGACGGACACTATTCATCTCCAATCACAAGGCCATCTCAACATCAGCAAGAAATGTTATTGCAACACATCTATAGCAAGATAGATCCATGCTCTGTGCAATATGTTGAGGCTCATGGTACTGGAACACCAACTGGTGACCCAATAGAAGCCTCAAGTGTTGGAAATGTTATCGGGAAGAAACATTGTAATGGAATGAAACCTCTGAAGATTGGATCTGTTAAAGGAAATATTGGTCATACAGAATCGGCTGCTGGAGTTGCTGGGTTGATAAAAGTTCTTCTCATGATGCATCATGAAATTATCCCTCCATCTCTACATTATTCTAAAGAAAATGGCATTAAAATAATTGAGGAATCCAATCTAGAAATTCCAACCAGTCCTGTAAAATGGCAAGAGGACAGCAAATTTGGAAGAATGGCAGGAATTAATTGTTTTGGGTTCGGTGGAACTAATGCTCATGTTGTTGTCAAACAAAGCAAACAAGAATATCCGAAATATCATTCAAAAAGATCTGTTGAAATGTTTATATTATCAGCAGCTTCAAGCAAATCCCTTCAACTTTGTATTGAGGACACAAAAACTGTGCTAAGCAACGCAACATCCTTATCCCTGGAGAACCTGGTCTACACGGCAGCTTGTAGAAGAAGTCATCTAAATTACAAGTATAGAACAGGATTTCTGGCCTCTTCCTTATCTCACTTACACCAACAGCTACAAACAGTGAGCAAATATGACCCAGTAGCTAAATCCAGTCCTCATATAGTATTTGTATTCTGTGGGAATGGAGTCCTTTATAAAGGGATGTGTAAGATGTTACTTGAACATGAGCCTGTGTTCAGAAAGAAATGTATAGAGATAGACAAGATGATAAGATTTTATACTTCCATTTCGGTGGTACAGTTGTTGGAGAAAGAGTCTGATGATTTCTCAAGTCCAGATGTGGCCCAGTTGCTGCTCTTCACAATACAGGTGTCATTGGTGGCTCTTCTGTCACATTGGGGGGTGAAGCCAGACTCCATTGTAGGACATTCAGTTGGAGAAGTTGCTGCAGCTCATTGTTCTGGACTTCTTTCTCTTGAAGATGCTGTTAAAGTCATATATTACAGGAGCACACTGCAATGTAAGGCTACTGGGGGAAGTATGCTGGTAGTCGGAAATCTCCCAGTGACTGAGGTATCAAAAATTGTCCATCAATATGAAGGTAAAGTGTGCATTGCTGCTTATAACAGCCCTACTTCATGCACGTTGTCTGGTGACACTAACACAATCGAAAAACTCCATGGGGAACTGTCCAAAGAATATAGCAAAAAGAATATCTTCCTCCACACACTCAATGTTCCTGCAGCATATCACAGCCCCATGATGGATCCTATATTAAACGAAGTAAAAGAGAAACTGCAAGATATACAAAGACAAAAACAAGAAGTTGTTCTTATTTCAACAGTGACAGGAAAGCCGGCATCCACAAAAGATTTTACCACTGGTAGTTACTGGGCTGAAAATATTCGTGAACCAGTTCTCTTTCAACAAGctatcgaaattacagcaaaagatAAAGAAAACACTCTGTTTATTGAAATCAGTCCACGACGAGCACTACAAAGGAACATCATTGAAGCTAAAGGACCCAAAACAACAGTATTACCCGTTATACAACCTCAACAAGAATATGAGACCATCTTTTCTACTCTGAAAGAACTGTTTACACGAGGATATAATCCTGACTGGTGTAATGTATTTGAAGGTTATAAGTCTTCTCCATCAACAATTCCAAGATACCAATTTGATCACATCAAGCAGgattttaaatatgaaaaaattagACAAGGGAATGAAACAACATCAAGTCGCAACCATCCATTAATACACATCAAGAGTGAAGATCTCACAGAGTTTCAATGTAAAGTGTCAAATGAAGTTACCCCATATGTCTATGAACACAAAAATTGGGGGTCTGCCCTAATTCCGGGTGCATTCTATGTCGAACTTGGATTGGCAGCTGCAATGAATAACTGTAAACCTAAAGTGCCTTTATGTTCTTTAGAAATCAGTGCAACATTTTCCAGGCCCTGTGTTCTTTACCAGGACTCCATGGACCTAAACATCAAGCTACACCAAGAGAGCAACGGGGGGGCCTTTGAAGTGTTAACATCTCATGTTTTTGCAAGTGGGCAAATCCAAAAACATAACAGTAGCAGAAAGGAAGACAAAAAAATCTCAGCCAAACAAATATTACAACGAAGTACTTCCATATTCAAGTCAGAACATATTTATGAGCAGCTTTCCAAATTTGGATTTGAATATGGGAAGGCGTATAAGCAACTTGGTGATGTTTATTATGGAAAAGATCTGAATGAAGGAATTGCCAGAATAAATGTCAGTGAAGAAGTCAGGGAAACAATGTATGAGTACCACATACATCCAGTCATATTAGACTGCTTTCTCCAAATGGCTGTTTGTGTAGGATCGGGTACAGAAAACTCAGCGATCTTTCCATCATCCATAGAAGGTTTAACAGTTCTTCAGCCTCTACAAGAGGAAATGATCATCTATATGAAATCTACAAAAACAACTGAGAAATATACTGAATTATGTGGATGTTTTGCTGCTAAAAACGGCTCAGTTTTAGTTGAAATCAAAAGTGCTAAGATGGCATTTGTAAAACACAGCACAAACAAACCAGAAAAACTGTTTTTTCAAGTTAAATGGACAAAATGTTCACCATCCATTCACAGACGAGAGATTGAGCCAAAAATGTTGATATACTCAGACGATCTTGGAATAGGTAAAAACTTATCAAACTACATGCAGAATGAGCTGAACTTTATAACCTTTAATGGTGGGAATTCAGATATTGAAGAACAAAGGTTTTTAAACAGTGGATGTAAAGATGTTGTGTTTATGTGGGGAATCCAAAGAGAAAACGAAGATATTCTGAACAACCTTACTCAATATCTAGCAAAGGCCTGTGAAATCTATAGACAGCTCATCTTAGCAGTAAGAAAGACAAACCCCAAGCCTTCTATCCGGACAGTGACATGGAGGACAGTTGACAATACAGTGGATCATATTAACCCTGGATTTGCTTTTATTGGAATGACAAGAACCTGTGTCATTGAAATACCAGATATAACATTCCAGCTCATTGACATTAGCTCCACAAGTCCACAAGATGTTGCGGCACTAGCCCAAGTTCTTTATAACTATAGCCCAGAGGAGCACCCAGAGATCTGGATCAAAGATGGCTCTATTTATACCAATGATATCACTTACACTGACACTGAAATGAGGACACAGCAGATGTGTTTTTTACAGAAATCTGATAATTTTACACTTTATACATCAGAACCTTATAATGTCACAAACATTTCAGCCAATCATACTAATAACAAAGTTTCTGAGACTAAAAGTAAAGATGTGAAGATTTGTGTCGATCAAATTAGCTGCCATACGGATGACTATTTTCCAGTTAGTCTTCCAAGCTGGAAATATGGGAATACTTTGTACTGGAACTCTTCCTCTAGTGATAAGCATGAACTTGTTGCTCTGGATTTTGCAGGGATTGTGACTGCAGTTGGAAAAGATGTTAAGAAAATCCAAGTTGGTGATCGAGTTGTGGCTTGCTATCCAACAACTGTGACCTCTCACATCAGTCTTCCAGAGAATGTTTGCTACTTAGTCAAAAAAGCTCCAGTGATACAAAATGCTCCCTGCATCTCATTTTTTGTCTTAGCCTGGGAAATTTTACACAATCAGCTGCCGCGTCCTAAGAATAAGCCAAAACTTGTAATTTTAACATCTGATGCAAAGTCAGTCTTATGTACAGTTTTGTCTAAAATGGCAAAACGGTGTGGATGGGAACTGGTGATATCTTTTGGCAGAAGGGAGGTTGATAAGAAATGCACCTACATGGTTATTCTTCCTAGTGCTGGAATTATCACTAGAGAAGTTTTTGAGGCATTTCCACTTCTCAAAGATGTGATTTTGGTATCAGAtcacaaaaatatgaaaaactggCACAATCTACTTCTGAGCAGCAATCAAGATCTTCATATTCACTTACTTGACATTTCTTCTGTTTTCCAAAAGGCATATTTACAACAACATGCAAAAGAACTGCACAAATGGCTTTATTCCATATCTTCAGAAAACAATATTATTATCCCAAAAGTTTTGATTCAGACCGTATGTAGTGAACCTGGCATAGATTCTAGAGAATCCAGCTACTTTATAACTCAATCCTTACCTGTAATTGAGCTTGACAACAGTACCATCTCAAGGATACCAATATCAGTGCCTAGTCCAAAGCTTTTTaaagaaaatgctgtatatattgtaaccGGGGGTCTGACTGGACTCGGATTCGAGACAGTGAAATTTATTGTGAACAATGGTGGCAGCCACATAGCAATTCTATCGAGAAGAAAGCCAACCCCAGAAATGGAACAGCAGATAGTTGAGCTCCAGAGTCAAAAGGAAACCGTCATAATAGTTGCCATACAATCAAATGTTTCTTCATATCCTGAAGTGAAAAAAGCTATGGTCTCCATAAAAAAAGTATTTCCAACCAACCCAGTGAGAGGTGTCTTTCATAGCGCTGTTGTATTTCATGATGGACTTTTGCAGAGCCTAAACCTATTACTGTTTGAGAAAGTTCTTAGCCCAAAAGTAGATGGAGCAGTGAATCTTCACCGTGCCACATTAAACATGGAACTTGACTATTTTGTTTGCTATTCATCTGTTGCTTCATTTGTTGGTAATCCAGGACAAGCAAATTATGCTGCCGCCAACTCCTTTCTAGACATTTTCTGCCAATACAGAAGGAATCTGGGTCTTTGTGGCCAATCGATCAGTTGGGGCGGCCTCAATCTTGGAGTACTACTCAATCAACCTCAAATTCATGAACTCTTAAAAGCTAAAGGAATACTTCTTCTGGATTCTGAGGAAATTCACGAGCATCTGAAGAAAAGTCTTCAAATAAACAATCAGCAGCAAGCAATAGTAAAATTTAACTTTAGAACCATGTATGAAACCCTAATGAAAGACATCCCAGCTCTGAAGAAACGGTTCTATAATGTTATTGAAGAACAGAAAAACAGTTGGGAGAAAACATCAAGAGAAAAACAACTTTCTGCCAATAATAAGGAAACAGGTGAAGATTACGTTTTGTTAATAGTGACTGAGCTTACAGGAGTGAgccccagtgacatcactacGACGACTCTTCTGAGTTCTCTAGGGATGGACTCAATGTTGGCTATGACATTACAAAGTCGTATCTTCCAAGAGAAGAATGTAAACATCCCCCTGGTGAAACTGTTGGATCCCAACACAACAATCTCAATATTGGCATCACTTGTGAAAGAAGGAACTTATGATGAAAAGGAGGATGACAGGAAAATGAAAGAGGAAACCCTTCTATGA